One segment of Clostridium botulinum DNA contains the following:
- the gltA gene encoding NADPH-dependent glutamate synthase has product MDMKDRMVKVPVREQDAKLRATNFEEVCLGYNEEEAKKEASRCLNCKNPKCIEGCPVAINIPGFISHIKDNKFEDAAKEIAKYSALPAVCGRVCPQESQCEGKCVLGIKGEPVSIGKLERFTADWSAEHNVDLSETAPSNGKKIAVIGSGPSGLTCAGDLAKKGYDVTIFEALHKAGGVLEYGIPEFRLPKEKVVKNEVENIKKLGVKIETNVIIGKTITVDELFEDEKFEAVFIGSGAGLPKFMGINGENANGVFSANEFLTRVNLMKAYLDEYDTPVKNGKKVAVVGGGNVAMDAARTALRLGAESHIVYRRSESELPARVEEVHHAKQEGIIFDLLTNPKEILTDENGWVNGMRCVKMELGEPDASGRRRPVEIEGSEFIMDVDTVIMSLGTSPNPLISSTTEGLEVNKWKCLVADENGLTTKEGVYAGGDAVTGAATVILAMGAGKKAAEAIDEYLQSK; this is encoded by the coding sequence ATGGATATGAAAGATAGAATGGTTAAGGTTCCTGTAAGAGAACAGGATGCAAAACTTAGAGCAACAAACTTTGAAGAAGTATGTTTAGGTTACAATGAAGAAGAAGCTAAAAAAGAAGCTTCAAGATGTTTAAATTGTAAAAATCCTAAATGTATAGAGGGATGTCCAGTAGCTATAAATATTCCAGGTTTTATATCACACATAAAAGATAATAAATTTGAAGATGCAGCAAAGGAAATTGCAAAATATAGTGCACTTCCTGCTGTATGTGGTAGAGTATGTCCACAAGAAAGTCAATGTGAAGGTAAGTGTGTATTAGGCATAAAGGGTGAACCCGTATCAATCGGTAAATTAGAAAGATTTACAGCTGATTGGTCTGCAGAACACAATGTTGATTTAAGTGAAACAGCTCCTTCAAATGGCAAAAAAATTGCAGTAATAGGAAGCGGTCCTTCAGGATTAACTTGCGCGGGAGATTTAGCTAAAAAAGGATATGATGTTACTATATTTGAAGCTTTACATAAAGCTGGTGGAGTTTTAGAATATGGTATACCTGAATTTAGACTTCCAAAAGAAAAGGTAGTTAAAAATGAAGTTGAAAATATTAAAAAGTTAGGTGTTAAAATTGAAACTAATGTTATAATAGGAAAAACTATAACTGTAGATGAACTTTTTGAAGATGAAAAGTTTGAAGCTGTATTTATAGGATCAGGAGCAGGTCTTCCTAAATTCATGGGTATAAATGGAGAAAATGCAAATGGAGTATTCTCTGCAAATGAATTTTTAACAAGAGTTAACTTAATGAAAGCATATTTAGATGAATATGATACTCCTGTTAAGAATGGTAAAAAAGTTGCAGTAGTTGGTGGTGGAAATGTTGCTATGGATGCTGCAAGAACTGCATTAAGACTTGGAGCTGAAAGCCATATAGTATATAGAAGAAGTGAATCAGAACTTCCAGCAAGAGTTGAAGAAGTTCATCATGCTAAGCAAGAAGGAATAATTTTTGATTTATTAACTAATCCAAAAGAAATATTAACAGATGAAAATGGATGGGTTAATGGTATGAGATGTGTTAAGATGGAACTTGGAGAACCTGATGCATCTGGAAGAAGAAGACCAGTTGAAATTGAAGGATCAGAATTTATTATGGATGTAGATACTGTAATAATGTCACTTGGAACTTCACCAAATCCATTAATTTCTTCAACAACTGAGGGATTAGAAGTTAATAAGTGGAAGTGTCTAGTTGCAGATGAAAATGGCTTAACTACTAAAGAAGGTGTTTATGCAGGTGGAGATGCTGTTACAGGTGCTGCAACAGTAATACTTGCAATGGGTGCTGGTAAGAAAGCAGCAGAAGCTATAGATGAATATTTACAAAGCAAATAG
- a CDS encoding sulfide/dihydroorotate dehydrogenase-like FAD/NAD-binding protein, translating into MYKIVSKRELTNNIFLMDIEAPRVAKSAKPGQFIIIKNDDKGERIPLTIADYDSKKGTVTIVFQTVGKSTKELAQYEVNDYVSDFVGPLGQPSEFINEDLEELKKKNIIFVAGGVGAAPVYPQVKWMHENGINVDVIVGSRNKELLILEEEMKKVAGNLYISTDDGSYGFNGRVTDCLQSLVNEGKKYDHAVVIGPMIMMKFMAALTKELGIKTTISLNPIMVDGTGMCGACRVTVGNEIKFACVDGPEFDGHLVDFDESMRRQAMYKSEEGRAQLKVEEGNTHSHGGCGCGGDK; encoded by the coding sequence ATGTATAAGATAGTTAGTAAAAGAGAGCTTACAAATAATATCTTTTTAATGGATATAGAAGCTCCAAGAGTGGCAAAATCAGCAAAACCTGGTCAATTCATAATAATAAAAAATGATGACAAAGGTGAAAGAATTCCTTTAACTATTGCAGATTATGATAGTAAAAAGGGAACAGTAACAATAGTTTTTCAAACTGTTGGAAAGAGTACAAAGGAATTAGCTCAATATGAAGTTAATGATTATGTAAGTGACTTTGTTGGACCATTAGGACAACCAAGTGAATTTATTAATGAAGATTTAGAAGAATTAAAAAAGAAAAATATTATTTTTGTAGCAGGTGGAGTTGGTGCTGCACCAGTGTATCCTCAAGTTAAATGGATGCATGAAAATGGTATTAATGTAGACGTTATAGTAGGTTCTAGAAATAAAGAATTATTAATATTAGAAGAAGAAATGAAAAAAGTTGCAGGAAATCTATATATATCAACAGATGATGGTAGCTATGGATTTAATGGTAGAGTTACAGATTGTTTACAAAGTCTAGTTAATGAAGGAAAGAAATATGATCATGCAGTGGTTATTGGACCTATGATAATGATGAAATTTATGGCTGCTTTAACTAAAGAACTTGGAATAAAGACAACTATTAGTTTGAATCCGATTATGGTAGATGGTACAGGTATGTGTGGTGCTTGTAGAGTTACTGTTGGAAATGAAATTAAGTTTGCTTGTGTTGATGGTCCAGAATTTGATGGACATTTAGTTGATTTTGATGAATCAATGAGAAGACAAGCTATGTATAAGAGTGAAGAAGGTAGGGCACAATTAAAGGTTGAAGAAGGAAACACTCATAGTCATGGTGGCTGTGGTTGTGGAGGTGATAAATAA
- the smpB gene encoding SsrA-binding protein SmpB produces MVRKKSSNTLAENRKARHEYFIEETIEAGIALVGTEVKSIRNGRANLKESYADIRNGEIFILSMHISPYEQGNIFNVEPLREKKLLLHKSEIHRLAGLVSRDGYTLIPLTLYLKAGKVKVALGICKGKKDYDKRDSMLEKAHNREMQRALKERSRY; encoded by the coding sequence ATGGTAAGAAAAAAAAGTTCGAATACTTTAGCAGAAAATAGAAAAGCAAGACATGAGTATTTTATAGAAGAAACTATTGAAGCTGGTATTGCATTAGTTGGAACAGAAGTAAAATCTATTAGAAATGGTAGAGCTAATTTAAAAGAATCTTATGCAGATATCAGAAATGGTGAAATTTTTATATTAAGCATGCATATAAGTCCATATGAACAAGGCAATATATTTAATGTTGAGCCTTTAAGAGAAAAAAAATTATTATTACACAAGTCAGAAATTCACAGACTAGCAGGTTTAGTATCTAGAGATGGATATACTTTAATTCCATTAACATTATACTTAAAAGCTGGAAAAGTTAAAGTTGCGTTGGGTATTTGTAAAGGTAAGAAGGATTATGACAAAAGAGATTCTATGCTAGAAAAAGCTCATAATAGAGAAATGCAAAGAGCCTTGAAAGAAAGAAGTAGATATTAG
- the rnr gene encoding ribonuclease R: protein MTIKETLLSFMKEPAYSPMTIEELALVFDIKSHEYGDFKKMLKIMGNEGLISTTEKNKYFIAENASVIEERAGLITGRLQAHPKGFGFLIPDAEGESDVFIPGSCMNGAINGDKIQVEITRENSNTKKREGEVYKILERNTTKIVGIYEDNKNFGFVVSEDTRITQDIFISKKDRNGAENGDVVIVEITKWPDRKRSPEGLIKEVLGKKGDKGIDILTIIRKFGLPEEFSKKVLKFAEQIPETIKPEEYKRRVDLRNLRMVTIDGEDAKDLDDAVSIEKLDDGNFKLGVHIADVTHYVRENNILDKEALKRATSVYLIDRVIPMLPKQLSNGICSLNPKVDRLALSCFMVINNKGTVVDHEIMESVIKTSERMTYTDVTKILRDNDEELIKKYDYLCDDFKLMEELCLILRNKRMKRGAIDFDFEESKIILDEMGKPIDIKPYEREIANKIIEEFMLVCNETVAEHMFWSKLPFVYRVHETPDEEKLVKFKEFIYNLGYKINWSEDVNPKTLQSILEQVKGKKEETIVSTLLLRSMMQARYAPECVGHFGLAAQYYCHFTSPIRRYPDLQIHRIIKEHLNGEIDDARFKKLVPIVDVASKQSSEKERVAQEAEREVDDLKKAEYMLDKIGEEFDGMISSVTSFGMFVELPNTIEGLVHVTELDDDYYIFDEAHLALIGEKTKNMHKLGDEVKVKCVKVDIDNREIYFKLVSTKIDEDSEDKENNEEKTSKEIIKELLSSEEDPILN from the coding sequence ATGACAATAAAAGAAACATTATTAAGTTTTATGAAAGAACCTGCTTATAGTCCAATGACTATTGAAGAGTTGGCTCTTGTTTTTGATATAAAATCACATGAATATGGTGATTTCAAAAAGATGTTAAAAATTATGGGGAATGAAGGATTAATTTCAACTACTGAAAAGAACAAATACTTTATAGCTGAAAATGCATCAGTAATAGAAGAGCGTGCTGGCTTAATTACTGGAAGGCTTCAAGCACATCCAAAGGGATTTGGATTTTTAATACCAGATGCAGAAGGTGAAAGTGATGTATTTATTCCAGGTTCATGTATGAACGGAGCAATAAATGGAGATAAGATACAAGTTGAAATAACAAGAGAGAATTCTAATACTAAAAAAAGAGAAGGCGAAGTTTATAAAATTCTTGAAAGAAACACTACAAAAATAGTAGGTATATATGAAGATAATAAAAACTTTGGATTTGTTGTTTCAGAAGATACAAGAATCACTCAAGATATTTTTATTTCTAAAAAGGATAGAAATGGAGCCGAAAATGGTGATGTAGTTATAGTAGAAATAACTAAATGGCCTGATAGAAAAAGAAGTCCAGAAGGATTAATAAAAGAAGTATTGGGTAAAAAAGGCGATAAAGGTATTGATATTTTAACAATTATAAGAAAGTTTGGTTTACCAGAAGAGTTCAGCAAAAAAGTTTTAAAATTTGCAGAACAAATTCCAGAAACTATAAAGCCTGAAGAATATAAGAGAAGAGTAGATTTAAGAAATCTTAGAATGGTAACTATAGATGGAGAAGATGCTAAGGACTTGGATGATGCTGTATCTATAGAAAAATTGGATGATGGAAACTTTAAATTAGGAGTTCACATTGCAGATGTTACTCATTATGTTAGAGAAAATAATATATTAGATAAGGAAGCATTGAAAAGAGCTACATCTGTTTATTTAATAGATAGAGTTATTCCTATGTTACCTAAACAATTGTCTAATGGTATATGTTCGTTAAATCCAAAAGTTGATAGATTAGCATTAAGTTGCTTTATGGTAATAAACAATAAAGGAACAGTAGTAGATCATGAGATAATGGAAAGTGTTATTAAAACAAGTGAAAGAATGACATATACTGATGTTACTAAAATATTAAGAGATAATGATGAAGAATTAATAAAAAAATATGATTATCTTTGTGATGATTTTAAGTTAATGGAAGAACTTTGCTTAATATTAAGAAATAAAAGAATGAAAAGAGGAGCAATTGACTTCGACTTTGAAGAATCAAAGATAATTTTAGATGAAATGGGAAAACCAATAGATATAAAACCATATGAACGTGAAATAGCTAATAAAATTATAGAAGAATTTATGCTAGTTTGTAATGAAACAGTTGCTGAGCATATGTTCTGGAGCAAACTTCCGTTTGTATACAGAGTTCATGAAACACCAGATGAAGAAAAGTTAGTTAAATTTAAAGAATTTATATATAATTTAGGATATAAAATTAATTGGAGTGAAGATGTAAATCCAAAAACTTTACAAAGTATATTAGAACAAGTTAAAGGAAAAAAAGAAGAGACAATAGTAAGTACATTATTATTAAGATCAATGATGCAAGCACGTTATGCACCAGAATGTGTAGGTCACTTTGGATTAGCTGCACAGTATTATTGTCACTTTACATCTCCAATAAGAAGATATCCAGATTTACAAATTCATAGAATAATAAAAGAACATCTTAATGGAGAAATTGATGATGCAAGATTTAAAAAATTAGTACCAATAGTTGATGTAGCATCAAAACAGTCATCTGAAAAAGAAAGAGTAGCTCAAGAAGCTGAAAGAGAAGTTGATGATTTAAAGAAGGCTGAATACATGCTTGATAAAATAGGAGAAGAATTTGATGGAATGATATCTTCTGTTACATCTTTTGGTATGTTTGTTGAGTTACCAAATACCATTGAAGGGTTAGTTCATGTTACTGAGTTAGATGATGATTACTATATATTTGATGAAGCACATTTAGCTTTAATTGGTGAAAAGACAAAGAACATGCATAAACTTGGAGATGAAGTAAAAGTAAAATGTGTTAAGGTTGATATAGATAATAGGGAAATTTATTTTAAACTAGTTTCAACAAAAATAGATGAAGATAGTGAAGATAAAGAGAATAATGAAGAAAAAACTAGTAAGGAAATTATAAAGGAACTTTTATCTTCAGAAGAAGATCCCATTCTTAATTAA
- a CDS encoding sodium-translocating pyrophosphatase — translation MNLLYVSLIAGFIALIVVIFLAKDILKKSPGNEKMIEVSGYIEEGAMAFLRKEYSYLCVFIVVVAIAILVFLNYKTAIAFVVGALFSIIAGYIGMRIAVKSNVRTAEAAKSGIKEALSVAFSGGTVMGLCVVGLGIIGLSIFSIVFDLNVEYITGFGLGASSIALFARVGGGIYTKAADVGADLVGKVEAGIPEDDPRNPAVIADNVGDNVGDVAGMGADLFESYVGSIISAITLGAVLVSSWGKEIVIFPLVLSSIGILASLIGIVFVKSYKGDNPQKALNLGSTISGAIVLVVGCIACKYLLGSYKIFLPVIAGLLVGLLIGKITEFYTSADYKSVKFIANESETGPATNIIAGLSVGMRSTVVPILLIAVGIIVSFFAIGGAKDTALGLYGIALSAVGMLSTTAITVAVDAYGPIADNAGGIAEMCDLDDSIREITDKLDSVGNTTAAIGKGFAIGSAALTALALFASYSQIVNLETINLLNPLTLVGVLIGGMLPFLFGALTMQSVGKAATEMVEEVRRQFKENEGILKGTQKPDYSKCVEISTNAALKEMIIPGILAIAVPLLVGMLLGTEALAGVIGGGVVTGVMLAIMMANAGGAWDNAKKYIESGVHGGKGSYAHKAGVVGDTVGDPFKDTSGPSMNILIKLMTIVSVVFAPVILKYGGILINLFIK, via the coding sequence ATGAATCTATTATACGTTTCATTAATAGCTGGTTTTATTGCTCTTATTGTTGTCATTTTTTTAGCAAAGGATATCTTGAAAAAAAGCCCTGGAAATGAAAAGATGATTGAAGTTTCTGGTTACATCGAAGAAGGTGCAATGGCTTTTTTAAGAAAGGAGTATTCTTACTTATGTGTCTTTATAGTAGTAGTTGCTATTGCTATACTAGTATTTTTAAATTATAAAACAGCAATAGCATTTGTTGTTGGTGCACTATTTTCAATTATAGCAGGTTATATTGGTATGAGAATAGCTGTAAAATCTAATGTTAGAACAGCCGAGGCTGCAAAATCAGGAATAAAAGAGGCACTATCAGTTGCTTTTTCTGGTGGAACAGTAATGGGATTATGTGTAGTAGGGCTAGGTATAATTGGATTAAGTATTTTTTCAATTGTATTTGATTTAAATGTAGAGTATATAACAGGATTTGGATTAGGTGCATCATCTATTGCTTTATTTGCAAGAGTTGGTGGTGGAATTTATACTAAAGCAGCTGATGTTGGAGCAGATTTAGTTGGGAAAGTTGAAGCAGGTATTCCAGAAGATGATCCAAGAAATCCAGCTGTTATAGCAGACAATGTTGGTGATAATGTTGGAGACGTTGCAGGTATGGGAGCAGATTTATTTGAATCTTATGTTGGATCAATTATATCTGCAATAACTTTAGGCGCTGTATTGGTTAGTTCATGGGGAAAAGAAATAGTGATTTTTCCATTAGTGTTATCATCAATAGGCATTTTAGCATCATTAATAGGAATTGTATTTGTTAAGTCATATAAAGGAGATAATCCTCAAAAGGCTTTAAATTTAGGTAGTACAATTTCAGGTGCAATAGTATTAGTAGTAGGATGTATAGCTTGTAAATATTTACTTGGAAGCTATAAAATTTTCTTGCCTGTAATTGCTGGACTACTAGTAGGGTTATTAATTGGTAAAATTACTGAATTCTATACTTCTGCTGATTATAAATCAGTTAAATTTATTGCAAATGAATCAGAGACAGGTCCTGCAACAAATATTATAGCAGGATTATCAGTTGGAATGAGATCAACAGTTGTACCTATACTATTAATAGCTGTAGGAATAATAGTATCATTTTTTGCAATAGGTGGAGCAAAAGACACTGCATTAGGCTTATATGGTATAGCACTATCAGCAGTAGGCATGTTATCAACAACAGCTATAACAGTTGCCGTTGATGCATATGGACCAATAGCAGATAATGCTGGAGGAATAGCAGAAATGTGTGATTTAGATGATAGTATCAGAGAGATAACTGATAAATTAGATTCTGTTGGTAATACAACAGCAGCAATAGGAAAAGGATTTGCTATCGGTTCGGCAGCACTTACTGCTTTGGCACTTTTTGCATCATATTCACAAATAGTAAATCTAGAAACTATAAATTTACTTAATCCATTAACATTAGTTGGAGTTTTAATTGGTGGGATGTTACCATTCCTTTTTGGTGCATTAACTATGCAATCAGTAGGAAAAGCTGCAACTGAAATGGTTGAGGAAGTAAGAAGACAATTTAAGGAAAATGAAGGAATATTAAAAGGAACTCAAAAACCAGACTATTCAAAATGTGTTGAAATATCAACTAATGCAGCATTAAAGGAAATGATAATTCCAGGAATATTGGCTATAGCAGTACCATTGTTAGTTGGAATGTTATTAGGGACTGAAGCACTTGCAGGAGTAATTGGAGGTGGTGTAGTCACAGGTGTTATGCTTGCAATTATGATGGCAAATGCTGGTGGTGCATGGGATAATGCTAAGAAATATATTGAAAGTGGAGTACATGGTGGAAAAGGAAGTTATGCTCATAAAGCAGGGGTTGTAGGAGATACAGTTGGAGATCCATTTAAAGATACTTCAGGACCATCTATGAATATTTTAATAAAACTTATGACAATTGTTTCAGTAGTATTTGCACCAGTAATATTAAAATATGGTGGAATTTTGATAAATCTATTTATTAAATAA
- the secG gene encoding preprotein translocase subunit SecG, translating into MQSMLMGIEVLLGLLIVVTIFMQPSKADALSGLIQGGSKDTFFSKNKARTKEVMLVRLTWIFTILFALNTLILNFIK; encoded by the coding sequence ATGCAAAGTATGTTAATGGGTATAGAAGTACTGTTAGGTTTATTGATAGTAGTAACTATATTTATGCAACCTAGTAAAGCGGATGCTTTAAGTGGATTAATACAAGGTGGATCAAAAGATACATTCTTTTCAAAAAATAAAGCAAGAACTAAGGAAGTAATGCTTGTAAGATTAACTTGGATTTTTACAATATTATTTGCGCTTAATACATTAATACTAAACTTTATAAAATAA
- the eno gene encoding phosphopyruvate hydratase, giving the protein MNDYLEIIDVVARQILDSRCFPTVEVEVYLEDGTMGRAAVPSGASTGMYEAVELRDGDKDKYLGKGVLTAVQNVNDTIAEALIGCNVFDQPYIDKMLIELDGTNNKGKLGANAILGVSLAVANAAANALGLSLYKYVGGVNAKVLPVPMMNIINGGSHADNSVDLQEFMIMPVGATSFTEALRMCAEVYHTLKNTLKDKGYATGLGDEGGFAPNLKSNAEAIDVIIEAITKAGYKAGEDMFIAIDAASSEYYKDGKYVLENEGKTLTSAEMVDFFEDWVNKYPIISIEDGMAEEDWDGWKLLNERLGKKVQLVGDDLFVTNTERLEKGIEIGAANSILIKLNQIGTLTETLNAIEMANRAGYTAVISHRSGETEDTTISDLVVAVNAGQIKTGAPARSERVAKYNQLLRIEEELEDVAEYRGKKAFFNIKK; this is encoded by the coding sequence ATGAACGATTACTTAGAAATAATAGACGTCGTTGCAAGACAAATATTAGATTCAAGATGTTTTCCAACTGTAGAAGTAGAAGTATATCTTGAAGATGGAACAATGGGAAGGGCTGCAGTACCATCAGGTGCTTCAACTGGTATGTATGAAGCAGTAGAGCTAAGAGATGGAGATAAAGATAAATATTTAGGCAAGGGTGTATTAACAGCAGTACAAAATGTTAATGATACAATTGCTGAAGCTTTAATAGGATGTAATGTATTTGATCAACCATATATAGATAAGATGCTTATAGAATTAGATGGTACTAATAACAAAGGAAAACTAGGTGCTAATGCAATTTTGGGAGTTTCATTAGCTGTTGCAAATGCTGCTGCAAATGCATTAGGGCTATCTTTATATAAATATGTTGGTGGTGTAAATGCAAAAGTTTTACCAGTACCTATGATGAATATAATAAATGGAGGATCACATGCTGACAACTCAGTAGATTTACAAGAATTTATGATTATGCCAGTAGGTGCTACAAGTTTTACTGAAGCATTAAGAATGTGTGCTGAAGTATATCATACCTTAAAAAATACTCTTAAAGATAAAGGATATGCAACAGGCCTTGGAGATGAAGGTGGATTTGCTCCTAATTTAAAATCAAATGCAGAAGCTATTGATGTTATTATAGAAGCAATAACTAAAGCTGGATATAAAGCAGGAGAAGATATGTTTATTGCTATAGATGCAGCATCTTCAGAATATTATAAAGATGGAAAATATGTATTGGAAAATGAAGGTAAAACATTGACATCAGCTGAAATGGTTGATTTCTTTGAGGATTGGGTAAATAAATACCCAATAATTTCAATTGAAGATGGTATGGCAGAAGAAGATTGGGATGGATGGAAGTTATTGAATGAAAGATTAGGAAAGAAAGTTCAATTAGTAGGTGATGATTTATTTGTTACTAATACTGAAAGATTAGAAAAAGGAATAGAGATTGGTGCAGCCAATTCAATTCTTATAAAATTAAACCAAATTGGTACATTAACTGAAACTTTAAATGCAATAGAAATGGCCAATAGAGCAGGATATACTGCAGTTATTTCACATAGATCTGGAGAAACCGAAGATACTACAATTTCTGATTTAGTTGTTGCAGTTAATGCAGGACAAATAAAAACAGGAGCACCAGCTAGATCTGAAAGAGTTGCAAAATACAATCAATTATTAAGAATAGAAGAAGAATTAGAAGATGTAGCTGAATATAGAGGAAAAAAAGCATTCTTTAATATAAAGAAATAA
- a CDS encoding serine/threonine-protein kinase, producing the protein MKRNFAYSADFDEKTEKLFKEGKYLGQGNNGIVYELPGNKVVKIFLTQKVCKDEGGILYRTNGSKYFPKLYKRGNLYVVREIVDGERLDDYIKKNGLSKELIRKIYNLLTEFKKLKFTKLDTRCKDIFVSEDEKLMIIDPKKAYSRKVDYPRHLMKGLKRIGVLDEFLEGIKEIDKNKANQWSIKFDRYFDNEK; encoded by the coding sequence ATGAAAAGAAATTTTGCTTATTCTGCTGATTTTGATGAAAAGACAGAAAAACTATTTAAAGAAGGAAAATATCTTGGACAAGGAAATAATGGAATAGTTTATGAGTTGCCAGGAAATAAAGTGGTAAAAATTTTTCTGACACAAAAAGTATGTAAGGATGAGGGAGGGATATTGTATAGAACAAATGGTTCGAAATATTTTCCTAAACTTTATAAAAGAGGCAATCTATATGTTGTGAGAGAAATAGTAGATGGTGAACGATTAGATGATTATATTAAGAAAAATGGTTTAAGTAAAGAATTAATAAGAAAAATATATAATTTGTTAACAGAGTTTAAAAAACTTAAATTTACTAAATTAGATACTAGATGCAAAGATATATTTGTATCAGAGGATGAAAAACTAATGATAATTGATCCTAAAAAAGCATACTCTAGAAAAGTGGACTATCCAAGACACTTGATGAAAGGATTAAAAAGAATTGGTGTTTTAGATGAATTTCTTGAAGGAATTAAGGAAATAGATAAAAATAAAGCAAATCAATGGAGCATTAAATTTGACAGGTACTTTGACAATGAAAAATAA
- the gpmI gene encoding 2,3-bisphosphoglycerate-independent phosphoglycerate mutase, with the protein MSKRPVMLMILDGFGIAPKSEGNAVSLAKKPNFDRLVANYPTSQLQASGLEVGLPEGQMGNSEVGHLNIGSGRIVYQELTRITKAIKDGDFFENESLMKAMTNAKNNNSALHLMGLLSDGGVHSHIEHLRGLLEFAKKEGIQNVYVHAFMDGRDVAPSSGKEFVEKTEAMMAEVGIGKIATISGRYYAMDRDNRWERVELAYNALVLGKGETANNAVEAMEKSYHDNKTDEFVLPTVVLENGAPTATIKNGDSVIFFNFRPDRAREITRAINDKVFDGFKRETLNLTFVTMTQYDKTLEGVEVAYKPQTLANTLGEYVSSKGLNQLRIAETEKYAHVTFFFNGGVEKENPGEERVVIPSPKVATYDLKPEMSAYEVTDELLNRLDSDKYDMVILNFANPDMVGHTGVIPAAVKAIESVDECLGKIADKMLEKDGCLFITADHGNAETMIDFSTGNPFTAHTIDPVPFVWVANDTEGKAIKDGKLADIAPTMLNQLGLEVPAEMTGENLVTTK; encoded by the coding sequence ATGTCAAAGAGACCAGTTATGTTAATGATATTAGATGGTTTTGGAATAGCGCCAAAATCTGAAGGAAATGCTGTAAGCTTAGCTAAAAAACCTAATTTTGATAGATTAGTAGCAAATTATCCAACATCACAATTACAAGCAAGTGGATTAGAAGTTGGATTACCAGAAGGTCAAATGGGAAACTCAGAAGTAGGTCATTTAAACATTGGTTCTGGTAGAATAGTATATCAAGAATTAACTAGAATTACTAAAGCTATTAAAGATGGAGATTTCTTTGAAAATGAATCTTTAATGAAAGCTATGACTAATGCTAAAAATAATAATTCTGCATTACATTTAATGGGATTATTATCAGATGGGGGAGTACATTCACACATAGAACATTTAAGAGGTCTTTTAGAATTCGCTAAAAAAGAAGGAATTCAAAATGTATATGTTCATGCATTTATGGATGGTAGAGATGTTGCACCATCATCAGGTAAAGAATTTGTAGAAAAAACTGAAGCTATGATGGCTGAAGTTGGCATAGGTAAGATAGCTACTATAAGTGGTAGATATTATGCTATGGATAGAGATAATAGATGGGAAAGAGTAGAACTTGCTTATAATGCATTAGTATTAGGTAAGGGTGAAACTGCTAATAATGCAGTAGAAGCAATGGAAAAATCTTACCATGATAATAAAACTGATGAATTTGTTTTACCAACAGTAGTTTTAGAAAATGGAGCTCCAACAGCAACAATAAAAAATGGAGATTCAGTTATATTCTTTAACTTTAGACCAGATAGAGCAAGAGAAATAACTAGAGCTATTAATGATAAAGTATTTGACGGATTTAAGAGAGAAACTTTAAATCTTACTTTTGTAACAATGACTCAATATGATAAGACTTTAGAAGGTGTTGAAGTAGCTTATAAACCTCAAACTTTAGCTAATACTCTTGGAGAATATGTAAGTTCAAAGGGATTAAATCAATTAAGAATTGCTGAAACTGAAAAATATGCTCATGTTACATTCTTCTTTAACGGTGGAGTTGAAAAAGAAAATCCAGGTGAAGAAAGAGTTGTTATTCCATCACCTAAAGTTGCAACATATGATTTAAAACCAGAAATGAGTGCATATGAAGTAACTGATGAGTTATTAAATAGATTAGATTCAGATAAGTATGATATGGTAATTTTAAACTTTGCAAATCCAGATATGGTTGGACATACAGGGGTTATTCCAGCAGCTGTTAAAGCTATAGAATCTGTTGATGAATGTTTAGGAAAAATTGCTGATAAAATGTTAGAAAAAGATGGATGTTTATTCATAACAGCTGATCACGGTAATGCTGAAACTATGATAGACTTCTCAACAGGAAATCCATTTACAGCTCATACAATAGATCCAGTACCTTTTGTTTGGGTTGCAAATGACACTGAAGGAAAAGCTATAAAAGATGGTAAACTAGCAGATATAGCTCCAACAATGTTAAATCAATTAGGACTAGAAGTCCCAGCTGAAATGACAGGTGAAAATTTAGTAACAACTAAATAA